In Eupeodes corollae chromosome 3, idEupCoro1.1, whole genome shotgun sequence, a single genomic region encodes these proteins:
- the LOC129949487 gene encoding hydroxymethylglutaryl-CoA synthase 1, whose translation MWPENVGILAIEVIFPSQYVDQTELEQFDGASAGKYTIGLGQSKMGFCSDREDVNSLCLTVVSRLLEKHHIKPSQIGRLEVGTETIIDKSKSVKSVLMQLFADQGATDIEGIDTTNACYGGTAALFNSVNWIESSSWDGRLALAVCADIAVYAKGAARPTGGAGAIAMLIGPNAPLVFDRGLRATHMEHAYDFYKPDLSSEYPTVDGKLSIQCYLSALDTCYQLYRKKFEAKHPDTAKVGLENFDALLFHTPFCKLVQKSVARVVFNDYLLTPEDKRKTLYPGLEKFSNSTLASTYFDRDVEKTFMTQFADVFEKKTKKSLLLASQVGNMYTPSVYSGLVSLLVSETPDSLVGTRIGLFSYGSGLAASMYSISVTKDASIFKKFVSNLDYVLPMLNSREKISPEEFSQLMEVREKNNHAAPYTPTGSTAVLFPGTYYLKEVDELHRRTYERVPTISNGVH comes from the coding sequence atgtggcCAGAGAACGTCGGAATCCTTGCAATTGAGGTGATATTCCCATCGCAATATGTCGACCAGACTGAGTTGGAGCAATTTGATGGAGCCTCAGCTGGGAAATACACCATTGGTCTGGGACAGAGCAAGATGGGTTTCTGCTCGGATCGAGAGGACGTGAATTCCCTCTGTCTGACGGTGGTGAGTCGTCTGCTTGAGAAGCACCACATCAAACCAAGTCAGATTGGCCGTTTGGAGGTCGGAACTGAGACCATCATTGACAAGTCGAAGTCTGTGAAAAGTGTTTTGATGCAATTGTTTGCCGACCAAGGAGCCACAGATATCGAAGGTATCGACACAACCAACGCATGCTATGGAGGAACTGCAGCCCTCTTTAACTCTGTCAACTGGATAGAATCGTCGAGCTGGGATGGAAGACTCGCCCTAGCCGTGTGTGCAGATATTGCTGTGTACGCGAAAGGAGCTGCCCGACCAACAGGAGGAGCGGGAGCTATTGCCATGCTCATTGGACCAAATGCTCCTCTAGTGTTCGACCGTGGTCTAAGAGCCACTCACATGGAACACGCCTATGACTTCTATAAGCCAGATCTGAGCTCAGAATACCCAACAGTTGATGGTAAACTATCGATCCAATGCTACCTGTCAGCCTTGGACACTTGCTATCAACTCTATCGCAAGAAGTTCGAGGCCAAGCATCCTGACACAGCCAAAGTGGGTCTGGAAAACTTCGACGCATTGCTCTTCCACACACCCTTCTGCAAACTAGTCCAGAAATCCGTAGCTAGAGTTGTCTTCAATGACTACCTCCTGACGCCCGAGGACAAACGCAAAACTCTCTACCCGGGCTTGGAAAAATTCTCAAACTCAACACTCGCTTCTACCTACTTCGACCGGGATGTCGAGAAGACTTTCATGACACAATTTGCCGATGTTTTcgaaaagaaaaccaaaaaatctcTACTCCTAGCCAGCCAGGTGGGAAACATGTACACACCGTCAGTGTACTCCGGTCTAGTCTCGCTGCTGGTCAGTGAAACACCCGATAGTCTCGTCGGAACACGCATCGGTCTCTTCTCCTATGGCTCTGGGCTGGCTGCTTCGATGTATTCAATTTCAGTTACTAAAGATGCTAGTATCTTCAAGAAATTCGTTTCGAATTTGGACTATGTCCTGCCTATGCTGAATTCTAGAGAGAAAATCTCTCCTGAGGAATTCTCTCAATTGATGGAAGTGCGTGAGAAGAACAACCATGCTGCTCCCTATACCCCAACTGGCAGCACAGCTGTACTCTTCCCTGGAACTTATTACCTCAAAGAAGTCGACGAATTGCATCGAAGGACGTACGAACGAGTACCAACAATCTCCAACGGCGTTCACTAA